The Polymorphobacter megasporae genome window below encodes:
- a CDS encoding ABC transporter ATP-binding protein, which translates to MNNVVTPPEHVSTPVHSAGNVLEVRDLRRSFQQGGVTIEVLRGVDLSVARGEIVALLGPSGSGKSTMLQAVGLLEGGFEGSITIDGVRVEKLSASERTTVRRDKLGFVYQFHHLLPDFSASENVVLPQLICGTGNAAARTRAKQLLTDLGLGARLDHRPAQLSGGEQQRVAVARALANEPVLILADEPTGNLDEATAAKVLAEFIRLVRARGSAALVATHNIALARGMDRVVTLHEGRLAQ; encoded by the coding sequence ATGAATAATGTGGTGACGCCGCCCGAGCATGTAAGCACGCCGGTTCATTCGGCGGGTAACGTGCTCGAGGTCCGCGATTTGCGGCGCAGTTTCCAGCAGGGCGGGGTGACGATCGAGGTGCTGCGCGGGGTCGATCTCAGCGTCGCGCGCGGCGAGATCGTTGCTTTGCTCGGCCCGTCTGGATCGGGCAAATCGACGATGCTCCAGGCGGTCGGGCTGCTCGAGGGCGGATTTGAGGGATCGATCACGATCGACGGCGTCCGTGTCGAGAAATTGTCGGCGAGCGAGCGGACGACGGTGCGCCGAGACAAGCTCGGCTTCGTCTACCAGTTCCACCATTTGCTGCCCGACTTCAGCGCGTCGGAGAATGTCGTCCTGCCGCAGCTGATCTGCGGCACCGGCAATGCGGCGGCGCGGACGCGGGCGAAGCAGCTCCTGACCGACCTCGGCCTCGGTGCCCGCCTCGACCATCGCCCGGCGCAGCTATCGGGCGGCGAGCAGCAGCGCGTCGCCGTCGCCCGCGCGCTGGCGAACGAGCCGGTCCTGATCCTCGCCGACGAACCGACCGGCAACCTCGACGAAGCGACCGCCGCGAAGGTGCTGGCGGAGTTCATTCGGCTGGTCCGCGCGCGAGGTTCGGCAGCGCTGGTCGCGACGCACAATATCGCGCTGGCACGTGGGATGGACCGAGTGGTCACGCTTCACGAGGGACGGCTGGCGCAATGA
- a CDS encoding nuclear transport factor 2 family protein: MSLIVIDRWYDYMRSHDRQQLWDLLHPDVVFESPVVHTPQRGRDITFKYLASAETTLGGPGFRYLGDWRNDTGAVLEFENTIEGIRINGVDMITCDPSGSLITHFKIMVRPLKGVQLLHRLMGEELARMASGSEETAKKR; this comes from the coding sequence ATGTCGCTGATCGTGATCGATCGCTGGTACGACTATATGCGGTCGCACGATCGGCAGCAGCTGTGGGATCTGCTCCACCCCGACGTCGTCTTCGAAAGCCCGGTCGTCCACACGCCGCAACGCGGCCGTGACATCACCTTCAAATATCTCGCAAGCGCCGAGACGACGCTTGGTGGCCCCGGGTTTCGCTATCTCGGCGACTGGCGCAACGACACCGGCGCGGTCCTCGAGTTCGAGAACACGATCGAGGGCATCCGCATCAACGGCGTCGACATGATCACGTGCGATCCGAGCGGCAGTCTTATCACCCACTTCAAGATCATGGTCCGCCCGTTGAAGGGCGTCCAACTGCTTCACCGGCTGATGGGGGAGGAACTCGCACGAATGGCGAGCGGCTCCGAGGAAACGGCCAAAAAGCGCTAG
- the era gene encoding GTPase Era → MTRCGTVAVVGAPNAGKSTLVNTLVGQKVAIVSAKVQTTRTRLMGIAVEGDAQLLLVDTPGIFAPRRRLDRAMVRAAWDGAHGADVVLLVVDAKSGLKDDARAIMASLADRPEPKMLALNKVDIASKPRLLDLANEANAAVKFAETFFIAAETGDGVPELKAALGATLPEGEWHYPADQLVDATTRLMAAEITREQLYNRLHAELPYASTVETEKWEDRKDGSTVIHQQILVERDSQKAIILGAKGSMIKAIGEASRGHIATLTGRKVHLFLHVKVKADWADDRAVFRDIGLDWVE, encoded by the coding sequence ATGACGAGATGCGGAACCGTTGCCGTTGTCGGCGCCCCGAACGCGGGCAAGTCGACCCTCGTCAACACGCTGGTCGGGCAGAAAGTCGCGATCGTGTCGGCGAAAGTCCAGACGACGCGGACCCGACTGATGGGCATCGCGGTCGAGGGCGACGCGCAGTTGCTCCTCGTCGACACGCCCGGCATCTTCGCGCCGCGCCGCCGCCTCGACCGGGCGATGGTCCGCGCGGCATGGGACGGCGCGCACGGGGCCGACGTCGTGCTGCTCGTAGTCGACGCCAAGTCGGGGCTTAAGGACGACGCGCGCGCGATCATGGCGAGCCTCGCCGACCGCCCCGAACCGAAGATGCTCGCGCTCAATAAGGTCGACATCGCGTCGAAGCCGCGCCTGCTCGACCTCGCCAACGAGGCCAATGCTGCGGTCAAGTTCGCCGAGACCTTCTTCATCGCCGCCGAAACCGGCGACGGCGTCCCCGAACTCAAGGCGGCGCTCGGCGCGACGCTGCCCGAGGGCGAATGGCACTATCCCGCCGACCAGCTCGTCGACGCGACGACGCGCCTGATGGCCGCCGAGATTACCCGCGAGCAGCTGTACAACCGCCTCCACGCCGAGCTGCCGTATGCGAGCACGGTCGAGACCGAGAAATGGGAGGACCGCAAGGACGGGTCGACAGTGATCCACCAGCAAATCCTCGTCGAGCGCGACAGCCAGAAGGCGATCATCCTCGGCGCCAAGGGCTCGATGATCAAGGCGATCGGCGAAGCCTCGCGCGGGCATATCGCGACGCTGACGGGGCGGAAGGTGCATTTGTTCTTGCATGTGAAGGTCAAGGCCGACTGGGCGGACGACCGCGCGGTGTTCAGGGATATCGGGCTGGATTGGGTCGAGTAG
- the rnc gene encoding ribonuclease III encodes MTGASAPGDAALAGWARDTLGHDFTDLGLLRRALTHSSVPGTGSYQRLEFLGDRVLGCVVAAWLYRDYDEPEGKLTARYHGLVEGPACAEVARGLGVPEHLFMEKTVRAKGLGRSDNVLGDIAEAIVAAIFIDGGFAAAETFVRANWGKLLDAGPRLLVDPKSRLQEWALGQSRQAPTYELIGREGPDHAPRFKVRVVVRGHDPVAGEGANKREAEKAAAVAMLEKVTS; translated from the coding sequence TTGACCGGCGCATCGGCACCGGGGGACGCCGCACTTGCCGGCTGGGCGCGCGACACGCTCGGCCACGATTTCACCGACCTCGGCCTGCTCAGGCGCGCGCTGACGCATAGCAGCGTGCCGGGGACCGGCAGCTACCAGCGACTCGAATTTCTCGGCGACCGGGTGCTTGGCTGTGTCGTCGCAGCGTGGCTGTACCGCGATTACGACGAGCCCGAGGGCAAGCTGACCGCACGATACCACGGCCTCGTCGAGGGTCCCGCGTGTGCCGAAGTCGCGCGCGGGCTCGGCGTCCCCGAGCACTTGTTCATGGAAAAAACCGTCCGCGCCAAGGGCTTGGGGCGCAGCGATAATGTGCTGGGCGACATCGCCGAGGCGATCGTCGCGGCGATCTTTATCGACGGCGGCTTCGCGGCGGCGGAAACCTTCGTCCGCGCGAATTGGGGCAAATTGCTCGACGCCGGGCCGCGGCTGCTCGTCGACCCGAAGTCGCGGCTCCAGGAATGGGCGCTCGGGCAGAGCCGCCAAGCCCCGACCTACGAATTGATCGGGCGCGAAGGCCCAGACCATGCGCCGCGCTTTAAGGTGCGCGTCGTCGTCCGCGGCCACGACCCCGTCGCCGGCGAAGGCGCGAATAAGCGCGAGGCCGAGAAGGCCGCCGCGGTCGCGATGTTAGAGAAAGTTACGTCATGA
- the lepB gene encoding signal peptidase I, which translates to MENAFPSAREAHQARAARQFEKITAVVRVTGIAIAVALGLRTFVVEPFNIPSESMLPTLLGGDYLFVAKWPYGYSRYSLPLAPPLFGGRIAGAAPRRGDVVVFKTPRDNRTDFIKRVIGLPGDRVRMIGGSIELNGTIVPRVRTTDFVLPMIPGGSCHGPSPAMPGAGGGMLCRYPRYLETLGGRTYAVLDEYAGDPPDDTALVTVPTGHYFVEGDNRDDSADSRMSLADGGVGMVPAQNLVGRAEVIFFSTSGTAVGNRPSTWLDTLRLSRVGTRL; encoded by the coding sequence ATGGAAAACGCCTTCCCCTCGGCGCGCGAGGCGCATCAAGCGCGGGCGGCGCGACAGTTCGAGAAGATCACCGCCGTCGTTCGCGTCACCGGGATCGCGATCGCCGTCGCGCTCGGCCTGCGGACTTTTGTCGTCGAGCCGTTCAACATCCCATCCGAATCGATGCTGCCGACCCTGCTCGGCGGCGACTATCTGTTCGTCGCCAAATGGCCCTATGGCTACAGCCGATATTCGCTGCCGCTCGCCCCGCCACTGTTCGGCGGCCGGATCGCGGGCGCGGCCCCCCGGCGCGGCGATGTCGTCGTATTCAAGACCCCGCGCGACAACCGCACCGACTTCATCAAGCGCGTCATCGGGCTTCCGGGCGACCGCGTCCGGATGATCGGGGGGTCGATCGAGCTCAACGGGACGATCGTGCCCCGGGTCCGCACAACCGACTTCGTGTTGCCGATGATTCCGGGCGGCTCGTGTCACGGCCCCTCCCCGGCGATGCCCGGCGCCGGCGGCGGGATGCTCTGCCGTTATCCGCGTTATCTCGAGACGCTCGGCGGCCGGACCTATGCCGTGCTCGACGAATACGCCGGCGATCCGCCCGATGACACGGCGCTGGTCACCGTTCCCACCGGACATTATTTCGTCGAAGGCGACAACCGCGATGACAGCGCCGACAGCCGGATGAGCCTTGCCGATGGCGGCGTCGGGATGGTCCCGGCGCAGAACCTCGTCGGCCGCGCCGAGGTGATCTTTTTCTCGACGAGCGGCACCGCGGTCGGGAACCGGCCATCGACGTGGCTCGACACGCTGCGGCTGAGCCGCGTCGGCACCCGGCTTTGA
- the pgi gene encoding glucose-6-phosphate isomerase: MTTSAALDTTSAWASLNDHAAAIGEADLAALFGSEPTRIEAMVLDIGGMCVDLSKQAASTETMAGLAALATTAAFDDWRTRLFAGAVVNPSEGRAATHIAERGSGAAVDVAAAAPGQAKLRAVANAVRNDGTKHIVHIGIGGSALGPALLLDALGHEGDGPAVHVVANIDGIALSRALAACDPAATKIVIVSKTFSTLETMTNANSALDWLGANGVADPRGRCIAVTAAPGRARDFGIAEPNILPFADTVGGRYSLWSAVGLPLAIRCGVAAFDDLLAGAAAVDAHFRDTPFARNVPALAGALDVWAATFQHKATRSVFAYDERLRLLPSFLQQLEMESNGKRVDRDGRPVAYPTAAITWGGIGTDAQHAVFQLLHQGTHSDPVEFVAVREPGHTLGETHHRQLLGNAFAQGAALLRGRTFDEALALSDGDEACARARTFPGNRPSMTILLDRLDPRTLGSLLAFYEHRTFTAAALLGINPFDQWGVELGKEMASALDAGGSFDPSTEGLMKRAGLGK; encoded by the coding sequence ATGACGACATCAGCCGCGCTCGATACGACTTCCGCCTGGGCGTCGCTGAACGACCATGCGGCGGCGATTGGAGAGGCCGATCTGGCGGCGTTATTCGGGTCCGAACCCACGCGGATCGAGGCGATGGTGCTCGATATCGGCGGGATGTGCGTCGATCTGAGCAAGCAGGCCGCGTCGACGGAGACAATGGCGGGGCTCGCAGCGCTGGCGACGACGGCAGCGTTCGACGACTGGCGGACGCGGCTGTTCGCCGGTGCCGTGGTCAACCCGTCCGAGGGCCGCGCCGCGACGCACATCGCCGAGCGCGGCAGCGGTGCTGCGGTCGATGTCGCTGCAGCGGCTCCGGGGCAGGCGAAGCTCCGTGCGGTAGCGAATGCAGTGCGTAACGACGGTACGAAGCACATCGTCCATATCGGCATCGGCGGTTCGGCGCTCGGCCCGGCGCTTTTGCTCGATGCGCTTGGGCATGAGGGGGACGGCCCGGCGGTGCACGTCGTCGCCAACATCGATGGGATCGCGCTGAGCCGCGCGCTCGCCGCGTGCGACCCGGCGGCGACTAAGATCGTCATCGTCTCGAAGACCTTCAGCACGCTTGAAACGATGACCAATGCCAACAGCGCGCTCGACTGGCTCGGCGCGAACGGCGTCGCCGATCCGCGCGGGCGGTGCATCGCGGTCACCGCCGCGCCGGGCCGCGCCCGCGACTTCGGCATCGCCGAGCCGAACATCCTGCCGTTCGCCGATACTGTTGGTGGGCGCTACTCATTGTGGTCGGCGGTCGGGCTGCCGCTTGCAATCCGCTGCGGCGTCGCGGCCTTCGATGACTTGCTCGCCGGAGCCGCGGCGGTCGATGCGCATTTCCGCGATACGCCGTTCGCGCGCAACGTCCCCGCGCTCGCGGGGGCGCTCGATGTCTGGGCGGCGACATTCCAGCACAAGGCGACGCGCAGCGTGTTCGCGTACGACGAGCGGCTGCGGTTGCTGCCGTCGTTCCTGCAGCAACTCGAGATGGAATCGAACGGCAAGCGAGTCGACCGCGATGGTCGCCCGGTCGCCTATCCGACCGCCGCGATCACATGGGGCGGGATCGGGACCGATGCCCAGCACGCGGTGTTCCAGCTGCTCCACCAGGGCACGCATAGCGACCCGGTTGAATTCGTCGCCGTTCGAGAGCCGGGCCACACGCTTGGCGAGACCCACCACCGGCAGTTGCTCGGCAATGCCTTTGCGCAAGGCGCGGCGCTGCTGCGCGGACGGACGTTCGACGAGGCGTTGGCGTTGAGCGACGGCGACGAGGCGTGTGCCCGGGCACGGACCTTCCCCGGCAATCGGCCGTCGATGACGATCCTGCTCGACCGGCTCGACCCGCGGACGCTCGGCAGCCTGCTCGCCTTCTACGAGCACCGGACGTTCACCGCGGCGGCGCTGCTTGGAATCAATCCGTTCGACCAATGGGGGGTCGAGCTTGGCAAGGAAATGGCGAGCGCGCTCGACGCAGGCGGCAGCTTCGACCCATCAACCGAGGGGCTGATGAAGCGCGCCGGGCTCGGCAAATGA
- a CDS encoding DUF4188 domain-containing protein, whose amino-acid sequence MTIIADRMTAEIEGDFVVFLIGMRINRWWKPWRWLPVGMAMGRMLAELGRTPAMGLLHARSYLGLPDVMVVQYWRSFADLHAYAHASSLEHRPAWTAFNRVVGSNGDVGIWHETFLVTAGQYESLYNNMPPFGLGIAGGLVTARGRRSSAKGRLGVEAADQSSSAL is encoded by the coding sequence ATGACGATCATCGCCGACCGGATGACCGCCGAGATCGAGGGTGATTTCGTCGTCTTCCTCATCGGCATGCGGATCAACCGCTGGTGGAAGCCGTGGCGCTGGCTCCCGGTGGGGATGGCGATGGGGCGGATGCTCGCCGAACTCGGCCGGACGCCGGCGATGGGCCTGCTCCACGCCCGGTCCTACCTCGGACTTCCCGACGTCATGGTCGTGCAATACTGGCGCAGCTTCGCCGATCTGCACGCCTATGCGCACGCGTCGTCGCTCGAACATCGCCCGGCATGGACTGCGTTCAATCGCGTGGTCGGGTCTAACGGCGATGTCGGCATCTGGCACGAGACATTTCTCGTCACCGCCGGACAGTATGAGAGCCTGTACAATAATATGCCGCCGTTTGGGCTCGGCATTGCCGGCGGACTCGTCACCGCACGCGGGCGACGGTCATCGGCAAAGGGGCGGCTCGGTGTCGAAGCGGCGGATCAGTCGTCGAGCGCGCTATAG
- a CDS encoding serine hydrolase domain-containing protein: protein MTNGRAVTIDPGELGFSPERLARIEAFLDERYIAPGKLAGALVSVSRFGEPAYHCVLGHADVERAVPLADDTIFRIYSMTKPLTSVAFMMLVEEGKVALDDPVHRYIPAWRGLGVFAGGTRSTGFATTPTASPMRIVDLLRHTSGLTYGFQMRTNVDAAYRMGKIGEIEKAGTLDSFIADLAHLPLEFSPGTAWNYSVSTDVIGYLIGVIAGEPFEDFLQRRILDPLGMTDTGFHVPADKAHRFAACYQPKAGGGIALQDDPATSAFLKPPAFVSGGGGLVSTAADYMKFGLAMLNGGTLDDHRLIGRKTLDLMTANHLPGGVDLPAVSKSLFSEAAYDGVGFGLGLATSTSAARTLIPGSDGDYFWGGAASTFFWVDPAEELVAVFMTQLMPSSTYPVRRELRTLVYSALDD, encoded by the coding sequence GTGACGAACGGGCGCGCGGTGACGATCGACCCGGGCGAACTCGGTTTCAGCCCCGAACGGCTGGCGCGGATCGAAGCGTTCCTCGACGAAAGGTACATCGCGCCCGGCAAGCTCGCGGGGGCACTCGTCAGCGTGTCGCGCTTTGGCGAGCCCGCCTATCATTGCGTCCTCGGCCACGCCGATGTCGAGCGCGCGGTCCCGCTCGCCGACGATACGATCTTCCGCATTTATTCGATGACCAAGCCGCTGACGTCGGTTGCGTTCATGATGCTTGTCGAGGAGGGCAAGGTCGCGCTCGATGATCCGGTTCACCGCTATATCCCGGCGTGGCGCGGCCTTGGCGTGTTTGCCGGCGGGACGCGATCGACCGGCTTCGCGACGACCCCGACGGCATCGCCGATGCGGATCGTCGACCTGCTGCGCCACACCAGCGGACTGACCTACGGCTTCCAGATGCGGACCAACGTCGACGCCGCTTATCGCATGGGCAAGATCGGCGAGATCGAGAAGGCCGGGACGCTCGACAGCTTCATCGCCGACCTCGCGCACCTACCGCTCGAATTCTCCCCTGGAACCGCCTGGAATTACTCGGTTTCGACCGACGTCATCGGCTATCTGATCGGCGTGATTGCGGGTGAACCGTTCGAGGACTTCCTCCAGCGGCGGATCCTCGATCCGCTCGGCATGACCGACACCGGCTTTCACGTCCCCGCCGATAAAGCGCACCGCTTCGCCGCGTGTTACCAGCCGAAGGCCGGCGGCGGCATCGCGCTGCAGGACGACCCGGCGACGAGCGCGTTCCTCAAGCCGCCAGCGTTCGTGTCGGGCGGCGGCGGCCTCGTCTCGACTGCCGCCGATTACATGAAGTTCGGGCTGGCGATGTTGAATGGCGGGACGCTCGACGATCATCGACTGATCGGGCGCAAGACGCTCGACTTGATGACCGCGAACCACCTCCCCGGCGGCGTCGACCTGCCCGCAGTGTCGAAGTCGTTGTTCAGCGAGGCGGCGTACGACGGAGTCGGCTTCGGGCTCGGCCTCGCCACCTCGACCAGCGCGGCGCGGACGCTGATCCCCGGCAGTGACGGCGATTATTTCTGGGGCGGCGCGGCAAGCACCTTCTTCTGGGTCGATCCGGCCGAGGAACTCGTCGCGGTCTTCATGACGCAATTGATGCCGAGCTCGACGTATCCGGTACGACGCGAGCTGCGGACTCTGGTCTATAGCGCGCTCGACGACTGA
- a CDS encoding DUF6356 family protein, with translation MIHRLLIDHPRSVGEGYFEHMRASLTVAGRLIAAAGGCIVHAVVPGWCTTTGSTAILKLHAEIYPRRFDQPTL, from the coding sequence ATGATACACCGCTTGCTGATCGATCACCCGCGCAGCGTCGGCGAGGGGTATTTCGAACATATGCGCGCGAGCTTGACGGTTGCCGGACGGCTGATCGCGGCGGCGGGCGGCTGCATCGTCCACGCTGTCGTTCCCGGCTGGTGCACGACGACGGGAAGCACCGCGATCCTCAAGCTTCACGCCGAAATCTATCCGCGCCGCTTCGACCAGCCGACCCTGTGA
- a CDS encoding TonB-dependent receptor, with protein MRRFFAGASLAAMVIASSASAQETTAVIRGTVTAAGTPVANAQLTITNVPSGTVSRAVTDSSGTFTASGLRSGGPYKVEVASTSGNSTVTDIFTQVGQPFDLPIDVASGAAGGDIVVSASAIKRAGITSDGPQTTLSQVDISKVASVNRDIRDIERRSPFATIDLTNSRAVSFAGVNPRFNRFTINGAQVGDNFGLNSDASPTRRGPVPFDAIAQVSVSIAPFDIRQSNFQGGVIDTQLLSGTNEYHVNGFYSQSTSGLQGHQIGAIIVPNIHYKSETYGATVSGPIIKDKLFFMGSYERNTDPRPLSPGSTSQVPNLTDATVANIQSIAKSVYNYDTGGILPITKNIDEKFVIKLDANLSDRQKLSFSYINAYDATDILVNSGTSVTGNNTSAATNTSGPSISLASNDYKLTELLRTGIVQLNSDWTDNFSTEARFVYKSATKGQDPEQGRGFAQFKVCTAPTSGLAVGGTADTPTTCGAGVPAIYFGPDISRQTNALFSDTYDGSFLMRYQAGNHAFKALIEYVENRDIDDFLQYSAGAYYFDSIADFQNKNASQFDYQNGLNLDPSSTSAKFKYGTYTFGLQDDWAINNTLRVTYGARVDLDESYSAVKVNQNFVNRYGFSNGKSFGGLYSIQPRLSFDYKGISNLDIRGGGGIFAGGTPDIYFSNSYANTGALQNRISSVIRTTSVGGVTTGCAAPYNTPATAAICTAALNGVSGTTIPTSINSFLTTNTASLLTAPTASVSPRFKLPSYKRFTLSADYKFFGINFGADYLYSKTIESVTFTDLRSVQNGVLPDGRPRYTFHTTPGAGVQTADTNTDIQIGNTSLGRSHVAVVRFDKEFDWGLSLSGSYTYQDVKDVSNATSSVAGSLYNNQAVNDPNQAAYGISSDQTKWQFKYNVGYDHAFFRDYRTVVQLFGETRAGRPYSYTMNDLQAGRSAVFGTTGNSNHYLLYVPTSTTDARVSYDTAATQTALDNLINSTALKNFRGQVAPKNIARSRANTRIDLHVEQEIPTFVGKSRITLFGDIENMPNLLNHNWGGVTQVAFPQTATAVNVQCLAVATATGTAAVANTASNQVCTQYRYSAVQNPAEVTTTAVSLYLIRVGARFKF; from the coding sequence ATGCGTAGATTTTTTGCGGGCGCTTCGCTCGCTGCGATGGTTATTGCCTCCTCGGCAAGCGCGCAGGAGACGACTGCAGTTATTCGCGGCACAGTCACCGCCGCCGGTACGCCTGTCGCCAACGCCCAGCTTACTATCACCAACGTCCCGTCGGGCACAGTGTCGCGCGCCGTGACCGACTCGTCGGGAACATTCACCGCGAGCGGCCTGCGTTCGGGCGGCCCGTACAAGGTCGAGGTCGCCAGCACCTCGGGCAACTCGACCGTCACCGACATCTTCACCCAGGTTGGCCAGCCTTTCGACCTGCCGATCGACGTCGCCAGTGGCGCAGCGGGCGGCGACATCGTCGTCAGCGCCTCGGCAATCAAGCGCGCCGGCATTACCTCGGACGGTCCGCAGACGACGCTCAGCCAGGTCGACATCAGCAAGGTCGCCTCGGTCAACCGCGACATCCGCGACATCGAGCGCCGCTCGCCGTTCGCGACGATCGACCTCACCAACAGCCGCGCGGTATCGTTCGCTGGCGTCAACCCGCGCTTCAACCGCTTCACGATCAACGGCGCGCAGGTCGGCGACAACTTCGGCCTCAACTCTGACGCCAGCCCGACGCGGCGCGGCCCCGTGCCGTTCGACGCGATCGCGCAGGTCTCGGTCTCGATCGCTCCGTTCGACATCCGCCAGAGCAACTTCCAGGGCGGCGTCATCGACACACAGCTGCTGTCGGGAACCAACGAATATCACGTCAACGGCTTCTATTCGCAGAGCACGAGCGGCCTTCAGGGCCACCAGATCGGCGCGATCATCGTGCCGAATATCCATTACAAGAGCGAGACCTATGGCGCGACCGTGTCGGGCCCGATCATCAAGGACAAGTTGTTCTTCATGGGGTCGTACGAGCGCAACACTGATCCGCGGCCGCTGTCGCCCGGTTCCACCTCGCAGGTGCCCAACCTTACCGACGCGACGGTCGCCAACATCCAGTCGATCGCCAAGAGCGTGTATAATTACGACACCGGCGGAATCCTGCCGATCACCAAGAACATCGACGAGAAGTTCGTCATCAAGCTCGATGCCAACCTGTCCGACCGCCAGAAGCTGTCGTTCTCGTACATCAATGCGTACGACGCGACCGACATCCTCGTGAACTCGGGCACGTCGGTGACGGGCAACAATACCAGCGCGGCGACGAATACAAGCGGCCCGTCGATCAGCCTCGCGTCGAACGACTATAAGCTGACCGAACTTCTCCGTACCGGTATCGTACAGCTGAACTCGGACTGGACCGACAACTTCTCGACCGAAGCGCGGTTCGTCTACAAGTCGGCGACAAAGGGACAGGACCCCGAGCAGGGCCGCGGTTTCGCGCAGTTTAAGGTCTGCACTGCGCCGACGAGCGGCCTTGCGGTCGGCGGCACCGCCGACACGCCGACAACGTGCGGCGCCGGCGTGCCCGCGATCTACTTCGGTCCCGATATCAGCCGTCAGACCAACGCGCTGTTCAGCGATACGTATGACGGCTCGTTCCTGATGCGCTATCAGGCGGGTAATCACGCGTTCAAGGCACTGATCGAATACGTCGAGAATCGCGATATCGACGACTTCCTCCAGTACAGCGCGGGTGCGTACTACTTCGACTCGATCGCCGACTTCCAGAACAAGAACGCCAGCCAGTTCGATTATCAGAACGGGCTCAACCTTGATCCGAGCAGCACGAGCGCAAAGTTCAAGTATGGCACCTACACCTTCGGGCTGCAGGACGACTGGGCGATCAACAACACATTGCGGGTGACCTACGGCGCGCGCGTCGACCTCGACGAGTCGTATAGCGCGGTTAAGGTCAACCAGAATTTCGTCAACCGCTATGGCTTCTCGAACGGCAAAAGCTTCGGCGGCCTCTATTCGATTCAGCCGCGCCTGAGCTTCGACTATAAGGGCATCAGCAACCTCGACATCCGTGGCGGCGGCGGCATCTTTGCCGGCGGCACCCCCGACATCTACTTCTCGAACTCCTATGCAAACACCGGCGCTCTCCAGAACCGCATCTCCTCGGTCATCCGGACGACCTCGGTAGGCGGCGTCACCACCGGCTGCGCCGCGCCGTACAACACGCCCGCAACGGCAGCGATCTGCACCGCCGCGCTCAACGGGGTCAGCGGCACGACGATCCCGACGTCGATCAACAGCTTTCTGACGACGAACACCGCATCGCTGCTGACCGCGCCGACCGCTTCGGTGAGCCCACGCTTCAAGCTCCCGTCGTACAAGCGCTTCACGCTGTCGGCAGACTATAAGTTCTTCGGGATCAACTTCGGTGCCGATTATCTCTACTCGAAGACGATCGAGTCGGTGACTTTCACCGACCTCCGCTCGGTTCAGAACGGCGTCCTGCCCGATGGCCGCCCGCGCTACACCTTCCACACGACACCCGGAGCCGGCGTCCAGACCGCCGACACCAATACCGATATCCAGATCGGCAACACCTCGCTCGGCCGCAGCCACGTCGCGGTCGTCCGCTTCGACAAGGAATTCGACTGGGGTCTGTCACTGTCGGGCAGCTACACCTACCAGGACGTGAAGGACGTTTCGAACGCGACGTCGTCGGTTGCCGGGTCGCTCTACAACAACCAGGCAGTCAATGATCCAAACCAGGCCGCTTACGGAATCAGTAGCGACCAGACCAAGTGGCAGTTCAAGTATAACGTCGGCTACGACCACGCCTTCTTCCGCGACTATCGCACCGTCGTTCAGCTGTTCGGCGAAACCCGTGCGGGCCGTCCGTACAGCTATACAATGAACGATCTGCAAGCGGGCCGCTCGGCGGTGTTCGGGACGACCGGCAACTCGAACCACTATCTGCTCTACGTCCCGACGAGCACGACCGACGCGCGCGTCAGCTACGACACGGCGGCGACGCAAACCGCGCTCGATAACCTGATCAACTCGACCGCACTCAAGAACTTCCGCGGTCAGGTTGCGCCGAAGAACATTGCCCGGTCGCGCGCTAACACACGCATCGACCTCCATGTCGAGCAGGAGATCCCGACCTTTGTCGGCAAGTCGCGGATCACCTTGTTCGGCGACATCGAAAACATGCCCAACCTGCTCAACCATAATTGGGGCGGCGTAACGCAGGTCGCCTTCCCGCAGACGGCAACCGCGGTTAACGTCCAGTGCCTTGCGGTGGCGACGGCAACCGGGACCGCGGCTGTGGCGAACACCGCGTCGAACCAGGTCTGCACACAATATCGCTACTCGGCGGTTCAGAACCCGGCGGAGGTAACGACGACGGCGGTGTCGCTTTACCTGATCCGGGTTGGCGCACGGTTTAAGTTTTAG